A genomic region of Manihot esculenta cultivar AM560-2 chromosome 15, M.esculenta_v8, whole genome shotgun sequence contains the following coding sequences:
- the LOC110601944 gene encoding probable E3 ubiquitin-protein ligase LUL2 produces the protein MGNINCCGLNKPSKNRSRRSHALSASTQSGTTANPEPVPYNLYLGVYPLPSLLSQSERKRSNPLRLPGGSNSYGSKKLLQEPCIEHQKVSTLRNFVNLRKKTLRLELDEEHPGMFLVSFTFDASAAGTITIIFFATEGKDGTLSAMKENLLPPLTVTFQPGMSQKFRQPSGTGINHAMFEETESLKVTRMYGYPLAVKAEAFPKNQNGSYGRISDDFQVTMAVFDKNEGEYRARIVKRALWKNGLKLDLHEIYQIENSVDEDVDTHNKGHSCVICLSEPQDTIVLACRHMCLCSKCAQVLRFQTNRCPICGQPAEMLLEMMKD, from the coding sequence ATGGGTAATATCAATTGCTGCGGTCTAAACAAGCCCAGCAAGAATCGGAGCCGGCGGAGTCATGCACTGTCAGCATCCACACAATCTGGAACCACCGCGAATCCTGAACCTGTGCCTTACAACCTGTACTTGGGGGTATATCCACTCCCTTCGCTACTCTCTCAGAGTGAGCGTAAACGCTCTAATCCCTTGCGTTTACCTGGAGGCAGCAACTCTTATGGATCTAAGAAGTTGCTGCAGGAGCCTTGCATAGAACACCAGAAAGTGTCTACGTTGAGAAATTTTGTCAATTTAAGGAAGAAAACCTTAAGACTGGAATTGGATGAGGAGCATCCAGGGATGTTTCTTGTGTCGTTTACATTTGATGCTTCTGCTGCTGGAACCATCACTATTATTTTCTTCGCAACAGAAGGCAAGGATGGCACCTTATCGGCAATGAAGGAGAATCTCCTTCCTCCATTGACAGTAACTTTCCAGCCAGGGATGAGCCAGAAGTTCAGACAGCCTTCTGGAACCGGAATTAACCATGCAATGTTTGAGGAGACAGAGTCGCTGAAAGTAACTCGTATGTATGGCTACCCTCTCGCGGTGAAGGCAGAGGCATTTCCTAAAAACCAAAATGGATCATATGGGAGAATTAGTGACGACTTTCAGGTAACAATGGCCGTGTTTGACAAGAACGAAGGTGAGTACAGGGCAAGGATAGTGAAGCGAGCACTGTGGAAGAACGGATTGAAGCTTGACCTGCACGAGATATATCAGATTGAAAATTCAGTTGATGAAGATGTGGACACGCATAATAAAGGACATTCGTGCGTCATTTGTCTATCAGAACCACAGGATACCATTGTTCTTGCTTGCCGGCACATGTGTTTATGCAGCAAATGTGCACAGGTTCTTAGGTTTCAAACCAATCGGTGCCCAATTTGCGGTCAACCGGCGGAGATGCTTTTGGAGATGATGAAGGACTAG
- the LOC110601946 gene encoding major allergen Pru ar 1, protein MGVLTFEKELATAIPPAKMFKVFVLEGDTAIPTILPEVVKSVEIIEGNGGPGTIKKTTFAEGTQHKYIKTKLEAVDKDSFKHSYSVIEGEPWMDAIDKISYETQLVASPDGGSIIKSITKYFPKGNSEINEDEVKAGAEKGLGLFKTVEAYLLANPHAYN, encoded by the exons ATGGGTGTTTTAACTTTTGAGAAGGAATTGGCTACTGCAATCCCTCCGGCCAAGATGTTCAAGGTCTTTGTCCTTGAAGGTGACACTGCCATCCCTACCATTTTGCCTGAGGTTGTTAAGAGTGTGGAGATCATTGAAGGAAATGGAGGACCTGGCACCATTAAGAAGACAACCTTTGCGGAAG GTACCCAACACAAGTATATTAAGACCAAGCTTGAAGCAGTGGACAAAGATAGTTTCAAGCACAGCTACAGTGTGATTGAAGGTGAGCCATGGATGGATGCCATAGACAAAATTTCATATGAGACACAACTAGTGGCATCTCCTGATGGAGGATCTATTATTAAGAGCATCACCAAGTACTTCCCAAAGGGAAACAGTGAAATCAATGAAGATGAAGTCAAGGCTGGAGCAGAGAAGGGCTTGGGATTGTTTAAAACCGTGGAAGCCTACCTCTTGGCAAATCCTCATGCTTATAACTAA
- the LOC110602368 gene encoding major allergen Pru ar 1 — MGVIFYEGQVASTVPPAKLFQKFVIESLSLLPKVLPQALESVVNLQGDGGPGTIRQVHFSNGSFVKETIDAVDKENFIFEYTVIEGDPALMSKELEKICFQIKFEASPDGGSILKRTSKSYTLEGIDVNEEEIKAAQAKTMEAFVGIFKAFEAYILANPDD, encoded by the exons ATGGGAGTTATCTTTTATGAAGGGCAGGTCGCGAGCACAGTCCCACCAGCCAAACTGTTCCAGAAGTTTGTGATTGAGAGCCTGAGTCTCCTCCCCAAGGTCCTGCCTCAGGCTCTTGAAAGTGTCGTCAATCTCCAAGGAGATGGAGGACCTGGTACAATCAGGCAAGTTCACTTCAGCAATG GGAGCTTCGTGAAGGAGACGATCGACGCCGTTGACAAGGAGAATTTCATATTTGAGTACACTGTGATCGAAGGTGATCCTGCCTTGATGAGTAAAGAACTTGAAAAAATCTGTTTTCAGATTAAGTTTGAAGCCTCCCCTGATGGAGGATCTATCTTAAAGCGCACCAGCAAGAGCTACACTCTTGAGGGAATTGACGTCAATGAAGAGGAAATTAAGGCTGCTCAAGCAAAGACTATGGAAGCCTTTGTAGGAATATTCAAGGCTTTTGAAGCTTACATCTTGGCGAATCCTGATGATTAA
- the LOC110600742 gene encoding major allergen Pru ar 1: MGVVSYDLEVASPVPATRLFKAFVLDNDNLIQKVIPQAISNVEVLEGDGGPGTIRKVSFGEGSQFKYVKHRIEEIDKENFIYRYTVIEGDALMNVLEKISNEIKFEASADGGSICKNKSTYFTIGDFELKQEQIKAGKEKSLEIFKAVEAYLLENPDTYN; the protein is encoded by the exons ATGGGAGTAGTCAGTTATGACCTGGAGGTTGCCTCCCCCGTCCCTGCAACTAGGCTGTTCAAGGCTTTCGTCCTTGACAatgacaatctcatccaaaaGGTAATTCCCCAGGCCATCAGCAACGTTGAAGTCCTGGAAGGAGATGGAGGGCCTGGAACTATCAGAAAAGTTAGTTTCGGGGAAG GTAGCCAATTCAAGTATGTGAAGCACAGGATTGAAGAAATTGACAAGGAAAACTTCATATACAGATATACTGTGATTGAAGGCGATGCCTTGATGAATGTGCTTGAGAAAATCTCTAACGAGATCAAGTTTGAGGCATCGGCAGATGGAGGATCGATTTGCAAGAACAAGAGCACCTACTTTACTATTGGAGACTTCGAGCTCAAGCAAGAGCAGATTAAGGCTGGCAAAGAGAAGTCCTTGGAAATTTTCAAAGCTGTTGAAGCCTACCTGTTGGAAAATCCTGATACCTATAATTAG
- the LOC110602438 gene encoding uncharacterized protein LOC110602438 has translation MSGSGGVSTARTRGEDRFYVSPAMRKKQQLQQQQEQQQQQKHHQRQKQGSLVSKNRTAVMEKGAESDQCGSLSSSSTMSNCSVQGLVAAEGNSSNLDRFLKYTTPVVPAQYLPKTSIRGWRTREAECQPYFVLGDLWESFKEWSAYGAGVPFLLNGSETVMQYYVPFLSGIQLYIDPSRPSPRLRRPGGESDTESSRETSSDGSSDYRAERGVNNGVQGPGAETDAGSSRETSSDGSSNYRAKRGVDNGVQGPWTQQTITDANIQSLNRISLRNKPVGGSSSDEYEISNPPGRLIFEYMEHAPPFTREPLADKISVLVSQFPELKTYRSCDLSHSSWISVAWYPIYRIPMGPTLQNLDACFLTFHSLSARQNTDDMHLHGSSVREVSGADMSFKLPLPTFGLASYKFKVSFWNPSGVYECQKANSLLRAADNWLRHLQVNHPDFAFFISHNSNWR, from the exons ATGTCAGGGTCCGGTGGGGTTTCGACCGCTCGAACCCGCGGCGAGGACCGATTCTATGTTTCTCCAGCGATGCGAAAGAAACAGCAGCTACAACAACAGCaagagcagcagcagcagcaaaaACACCACCAACGGCAGAAGCAGGGATCATTGGTTTCTAAGAATCGTACAGCGGTGATGGAGAAGGGAGCGGAGTCAGATCAATGTGGTTCATTGTCTTCGTCGTCAACTATGTCAAATTGTTCGGTGCAGGGTCTTGTAGCGGCCGAGGGTAATTCTTCGAATTTAGATCGGTTCTTGAAGTATACTACTCCTGTGGTTCCTGCCCAATATTTGCCTAAG ACAAGCATAAGGGGATGGAGAACTCGTGAAGCAGAGTGTCAGCCATATTTTGTGCTGGGTGATCTATGGGAATCTTTTAAAGAGTGGAGTGCATATGGTGCGGGTGTTCCCTTTCTGTTAAATGGAAGTGAAACTGTTATGCAGTACTATGTTCCTTTTTTATCTGGCATTCAGCTGTATATAGACCCATCAAGACCCTCTCCAAGGCTGAG GAGGCCTGGTGGGGAAAGTGATACCGAGTCATCCAGGGAAACCAGTAGTGATGGTAGCAGTGACTACAGGGCAGAGAGGGGAGTAAACAACGGTGTTCAGGGGCCTGGTGCAGAAACTGATGCAGGGTCATCCAGGGAAACCAGTAGCGATGGTAGCAGTAACTACAGGGCAAAGAGGGGAGTAGACAATGGTGTTCAGGGTCCTTGGACTCAGCAAACCATTACTGATGCAAATATTCAGAGTTTGAATAGAATCTCACTGAGGAATAAACCTGTTGGAGGTTCATCAAGTGATGAATATGAGATATCCAATCCTCCAGGTCGGCTTATTTTTGAGTACATGGAGCATGCTCCACCATTTACTCGTGAGCCGTTGGCTGACAAG ATTTCAGTTCTTGTGTCGCAGTTTCCAGAACTCAAGACATATAGGAGTTGTGATCTGTCACACTCAAGTTGGATTTCTGTTGCTTGGTATCCCATATACAGGATCCCCATGGGTCCGACACTACAGAATCTGGATGCCTGCTTTTTAACATTCCATTCTTTATCAGCAC GTCAGAACACAGATGACATGCACCTTCATGGTTCCAGTGTTAGGGAGGTTTCAGGTGCTGATATGTCATTCAAGCTGCCTTTGCCTACATTTGGTCTTGCTTCCTACAAGTTTAAAGTTTCGTTTTGGAATCCAAGTGGAGTTTATGAATGTCAGAAGGCCAATTCCCTTTTACGGGCTGCTGACAACTGGCTTAGGCATTTACAAGTAAATCATCCTGATTTTGCGTTCTTCATCTCCCACAATTCAAACTGGAGATGA
- the LOC110601948 gene encoding major allergen Pru av 1 has translation MGVVTIEREIISSIPAAKMFKVFVLEADTALPSILSEAIKSVEFIQGNGGPGTIKKTTFVEGGDFKYIKTKIETIDKDNLTQSYTVIEGDPWSDLLEKITYENKMVATPDGGCIIKSTNKFFPKGNSELDEEKVKAGAEKTWLIFKAVEAYLAANPDAYN, from the exons ATGGGTGTTGTGACTATTGAGAGGGAAATTATTAGCTCAATCCCTGCAGCCAAGATGTTCAAGGTCTTTGTCCTTGAAGCCGACACTGCTCTTCCTAGTATTCTGTCTGAAGCTATTAAGAGCGTAGAGTTCATTCAAGGCAATGGAGGGCCTGGAACCATTAAGAAGACTACATTTGTAGAAG GTGGGgatttcaaatatataaaaacCAAGATTGAGACCATAGACAAAGATAACTTGACACAAAGCTACACAGTTATTGAAGGTGATCCATGGTCAGATTTGCTAGAAAAAATTACATATGAGAACAAAATGGTGGCTACTCCTGATGGAGGATGCATTATCAAAAGCACCAAcaagttcttcccaaagggaaATAGTGAACTTGATGAAGAGAAAGTGAAGGCTGGAGCAGAGAAGACCTGGCTAATCTTTAAGGCTGTTGAAGCCTATCTCGCTGCAAATCCTGATGCCTATAACTAA
- the LOC122721933 gene encoding major allergen Pru ar 1-like — protein MGVVSYELTVTSPIPPAKLYRALILDSDILLPKIVPQAIKSVEILEGDGGPGTIKKVTFGEGSQFKYSKHKVEAVDKENLKFSHSVIEGDMLMNVIEKITYEIKLEESPDGGCICKEKSNYYTIGDFEIEKDQLKAGKEKALGMFKAVEAYLLANPDAY, from the exons ATGGGCGTTGTTTCCTATGAATTGACAGTCACCTCCCCAATCCCTCCGGCAAAGCTGTACAGAGCCTTGATCCTTGATTCCGATATTCTCCTCCCAAAGATTGTGCCACAGGCCATTAAGAGTGTTGAAATCCTTGAAGGAGATGGAGGGCCTGGAACCATCAAGAAAGTTACTTTCGGAGAAG GTAGCCAATTCAAATACTCGAAGCATAAGGTGGAAGCCGTAGATAAAGAGAACTTAAAATTCAGTCATAGCGTGATTGAAGGCGACATGTTGATGAATGTGATTGAAAAAATCACTTACGAGATCAAGTTGGAGGAATCCCCTGATGGAGGATGCATCTGCAAGGAGAAGAGCAATTACTATACGATTGGTGACTTTGAAATTGAGAAAGACCAACTAAAAGCTGGGAAAGAGAAGGCCTTAGGAATGTTCAAGGCTGTTGAAGCCTACCTTTTGGCTAATCCTGATGCCTATTAA